The Streptomyces laurentii region GTTGACGTTGTGTTGCGGAGGGCGTTAGCTATCCGCAGCCCGTCCGACGCACAGCGAAAAACAGCCACGGAGGCATCCCGTGACGTCAGGTACGACACCGGGCCTCACCCGGTTCAACACCTCGGCGGAGGGCGACGCGATCGCCGCGCTCCACGAGGTGTGCGCCAGCTCGGCGTGGGGAAGCAGGATCCTCGCCCAGCGCCCGTACACCTCCGCCGAAGCCCTCCTTCTCGCCAGCGACGCCGCCACGGCCGAACTGACGGACGAGGACCTGGCGGAGGCCATGGCGGGGCATCCGCCGATCGGGCGACCCAAGCCGGGGGACCCCACCTCCTCCCGTGAACAGAGCGGGATGGCCGGCGCCTCCGCGGAGCTCAAGGCCGAGATGCTCGAACTCGACCTGGCCTACCAGGAGCGGTTCGGTCATGTCTTCCTCGTCTGCGCCACCGGCCGGACCGGTGCGCAGATGCGCGACGCGATCCGGGAACGGATCGGCAACTCGCCCGAGCGGGAGCGGGAGATCGTCCGCACCGAACTGGGCAAGATCAACCGCATCCGGCTGACCCGTCTCGTACACACCGAGGAATCGAACTGATGAGCACCGACGACACCGCCTCCGTGTCCACCCACATCCTGGACACCAGCATCGGCCGCCCGGCCGAGGGCGTCGCCATCACGCTCGCGGCCCGCGCCGGCTCCGGCGGGGACTGGGCCGCC contains the following coding sequences:
- a CDS encoding uricase (Uricase [Streptomyces venezuelae ATCC10712];~identified by MetaGeneAnnotator; putative;~putative OHCU decarboxylase; Provisional), with the translated sequence MTSGTTPGLTRFNTSAEGDAIAALHEVCASSAWGSRILAQRPYTSAEALLLASDAATAELTDEDLAEAMAGHPPIGRPKPGDPTSSREQSGMAGASAELKAEMLELDLAYQERFGHVFLVCATGRTGAQMRDAIRERIGNSPEREREIVRTELGKINRIRLTRLVHTEESN